A section of the Thermodesulfobacteriota bacterium genome encodes:
- a CDS encoding DUF6125 family protein — translation MKEMDLARLSKEELINLIKVYARLFLALDGFWFLEVEKKFGYEAALEMDTKAWEGYFPYEARLLRKTLGIKEEGIPGIIETLKQSAFVPCMEQKIEEVSEKRGVFALYKCPSLEAMERAGRKEFTCEPVGTIVFQKYAESIDPRVKVRFLDGPPRKSPEDVSCKWEFALEEDM, via the coding sequence ATGAAGGAAATGGATCTCGCCAGGCTTTCTAAGGAGGAACTGATAAACCTGATAAAGGTATATGCAAGATTATTTCTTGCCCTTGACGGATTCTGGTTTCTTGAAGTGGAAAAGAAGTTTGGCTATGAGGCGGCCCTCGAGATGGATACGAAGGCATGGGAAGGATACTTTCCTTATGAAGCAAGGTTGTTGAGAAAGACCCTTGGGATAAAAGAGGAAGGTATTCCGGGGATTATTGAGACCTTAAAACAGTCTGCCTTTGTCCCCTGTATGGAACAGAAGATAGAGGAAGTATCGGAGAAAAGAGGGGTCTTTGCCCTTTACAAGTGTCCTTCCCTTGAGGCAATGGAAAGGGCAGGGAGAAAAGAATTCACATGTGAACCGGTGGGAACTATAGTTTTCCAGAAATACGCCGAGAGTATTGACCCCAGGGTAAAGGTAAGGTTCCTGGATGGCCCTCCCAGAAAGTCTCCTGAGGATGTCAGTTGTAAGTGGGAATTCGCCCTGGAAGAAGATATGTAA
- a CDS encoding Maf family protein: MKIMKLFLASSSPRRKELLEQIGLRFEVIPSEVEEKIKDGENPVEHVLRLAEEKALVGAQFAIPLSEDSCVIAADTIVLVDGEILGKPAREQDACQMLLKLSGKDHRVITGFCILNTGNGESVKESVETTVTFKELTEEEIQRYIKTREPFDKAGGYAIQGKGSFMIREIKGSYTNVIGLPICEVVEALQRVGGG, from the coding sequence CTGAAGATTATGAAACTGTTTCTTGCTTCATCTTCACCAAGACGGAAGGAGTTACTGGAGCAGATTGGGCTGCGGTTTGAGGTTATTCCCAGCGAAGTGGAGGAGAAGATCAAAGACGGAGAGAATCCAGTAGAACATGTACTTCGCCTGGCTGAAGAGAAAGCCTTAGTAGGGGCACAGTTCGCCATACCCCTCTCAGAAGACTCATGTGTAATAGCAGCTGATACTATTGTTTTGGTGGATGGGGAAATTTTAGGGAAACCTGCCAGAGAACAGGATGCCTGTCAAATGCTCTTAAAACTCAGCGGTAAAGACCACCGTGTAATAACAGGTTTCTGTATCCTTAACACAGGTAATGGAGAATCAGTCAAGGAGTCTGTGGAAACAACCGTAACGTTTAAGGAGCTTACCGAAGAGGAAATCCAGAGATATATTAAGACCAGGGAGCCGTTTGATAAGGCTGGAGGTTATGCGATTCAGGGAAAGGGTTCTTTTATGATCAGGGAGATAAAAGGTTCGTATACCAATGTGATTGGTCTTCCAATATGTGAAGTGGTGGAGGCTTTGCAAAGAGTGGGTGGGGGGTAA
- a CDS encoding P1 family peptidase — protein MFNAITDVEGIRVGHASDFEGLTGCTVILCEDGATGGIDIRGSAAGTRQTDSLQSQHLLEEVYAILLAGGSAFGLDAAGGVMKYLEEKGKGFPTSATKVPIVPTAIIYDLSFGSYKVRPNKEMGYKACKAATSGKVKEGSIGVGTGATVGKLFGIERAMKGGFGTASKKLSNGLIVGAAVAVNAFGDVVNNEIREIIAGARDSEDGHSLINSFEHMKKGITGKEEFFQNTTLGVVATNALLTKMQAIKVAQMAHTGFAKTISPIHLSSDGDLVITLSTRKLKAEINTIGLLAEEAIIEAVKRAVIAADGFGIVPAYKDIVKNHIP, from the coding sequence ATGTTTAATGCGATAACGGATGTAGAAGGGATCAGGGTAGGACATGCCAGCGACTTTGAAGGTCTTACAGGGTGTACCGTAATCCTCTGTGAAGACGGGGCAACCGGCGGGATCGACATCAGAGGATCAGCGGCAGGAACACGCCAGACAGATTCCCTCCAGTCACAGCATCTCCTTGAAGAGGTCTATGCTATTCTCTTAGCTGGTGGGAGTGCCTTTGGCCTCGATGCTGCCGGAGGAGTAATGAAATATCTGGAAGAAAAGGGAAAGGGGTTTCCCACCTCTGCCACAAAAGTCCCTATCGTACCAACCGCAATAATCTATGACCTTTCCTTCGGAAGCTACAAGGTCCGACCCAATAAGGAGATGGGCTATAAAGCCTGTAAGGCTGCAACATCTGGAAAAGTCAAGGAGGGAAGCATTGGAGTGGGTACAGGAGCTACTGTTGGCAAGCTCTTTGGTATCGAGAGGGCAATGAAGGGAGGGTTTGGCACAGCCTCCAAAAAACTCTCAAATGGCCTGATTGTAGGAGCGGCTGTTGCAGTAAACGCATTCGGTGATGTAGTAAACAACGAGATTAGAGAAATAATTGCTGGTGCCAGGGATTCCGAGGATGGGCATTCGCTTATAAACTCTTTTGAACATATGAAGAAAGGGATAACGGGCAAAGAGGAATTCTTTCAGAATACAACCCTTGGGGTTGTGGCTACCAACGCCCTTTTAACTAAAATGCAGGCAATCAAGGTTGCCCAGATGGCACACACGGGGTTTGCCAAAACAATATCCCCAATACATCTGTCGTCTGATGGAGATCTGGTCATCACCCTTTCAACACGTAAATTAAAGGCAGAGATTAATACCATTGGACTTCTGGCTGAAGAGGCTATAATCGAAGCGGTCAAAAGAGCAGTCATTGCCGCTGATGGTTTCGGGATTGTACCGGCTTATAAGGATATTGTTAAGAATCACATCCCTTGA
- a CDS encoding DUF4258 domain-containing protein: MSKKIEFSLHSLLKIEILKAHGFDISKEMVEDIIRFPDKIEEGYEGRLVAQKGIDDSHVVRVVYETGTEGYYIVTVYPGRRSRYEKD; this comes from the coding sequence ATGTCCAAAAAGATAGAGTTTAGCTTACATTCTCTGTTAAAAATTGAGATTTTAAAGGCACATGGTTTTGATATCTCAAAAGAAATGGTTGAAGATATTATCAGATTTCCTGATAAAATAGAAGAAGGTTACGAGGGAAGATTGGTCGCCCAAAAAGGTATAGATGATTCTCATGTAGTTAGGGTTGTCTATGAAACAGGAACAGAGGGATATTATATTGTAACCGTTTATCCCGGAAGGAGGTCAAGGTATGAGAAAGATTAG
- a CDS encoding YggS family pyridoxal phosphate-dependent enzyme — MSKIADNLLSVKERIEKAALKAGRDPGEVKLVVVSKTIEVEEIREAISAGATILGESYVQEAKEKIEEIGHQVGARRVVPLFWHMIGHLQTNKVKQAVSMFDMFHSVDRKVLAEEIDKRAKQSGKRVSVLIQVNISHETTKSGIERDRAISLVSEIANLTNIKVEGLMTMPPYFDDPEDARSYFKSLRELKEEIEREGLENISMRELSMGMSSDFEIAIEEGATIVRIGTAIFGERE; from the coding sequence ATGTCGAAAATCGCTGACAACTTATTATCGGTAAAAGAAAGGATTGAAAAGGCTGCTCTTAAGGCTGGCAGAGACCCTGGGGAGGTTAAACTTGTAGTTGTTTCGAAAACGATAGAGGTTGAAGAGATCAGGGAGGCTATATCAGCAGGGGCAACCATTTTAGGTGAGAGTTACGTGCAGGAGGCGAAGGAAAAGATTGAAGAGATAGGCCATCAGGTAGGGGCACGGCGCGTCGTGCCCTTATTCTGGCACATGATTGGTCATCTCCAGACCAATAAGGTAAAACAGGCAGTTAGCATGTTCGACATGTTCCATTCAGTGGACAGGAAAGTTTTGGCAGAAGAGATTGATAAAAGGGCAAAACAATCCGGGAAGAGAGTCAGTGTCTTGATTCAGGTAAACATCTCCCATGAGACTACAAAATCGGGCATAGAAAGAGATAGAGCTATCTCCCTTGTCTCAGAAATCGCCAACTTAACAAACATAAAGGTAGAAGGTCTGATGACAATGCCCCCCTACTTCGATGATCCGGAAGACGCCCGTTCTTACTTTAAATCATTGAGGGAATTAAAAGAGGAGATTGAGCGAGAAGGACTTGAAAATATCTCCATGAGGGAGCTCTCTATGGGGATGTCCAGTGATTTTGAGATAGCCATTGAAGAGGGGGCAACCATAGTCAGGATAGGAACGGCAATATTCGGAGAAAGAGAGTAA
- a CDS encoding DUF2283 domain-containing protein, whose product MRKIRYSKDVDALLIELSDKQIDYAEEEGQMIIHFSKDGEPVLLEILNAKDFVLDSLSSVVKEKEVAIP is encoded by the coding sequence ATGAGAAAGATTAGATACAGCAAGGATGTTGATGCCCTTCTTATCGAGCTTTCAGATAAGCAGATAGATTACGCAGAGGAAGAAGGGCAGATGATTATCCATTTTTCAAAAGACGGTGAGCCTGTTCTTCTTGAAATACTCAATGCAAAGGATTTCGTTCTTGACTCTCTTTCCAGTGTTGTTAAAGAAAAAGAAGTAGCGATTCCTTAG
- the mltG gene encoding endolytic transglycosylase MltG, producing the protein MKRAISYILMLLIVLGLLVALSIFLYLATPASYTKIYKVVYIHPGATFTEAAELLKQEGIIKDIRGFSLLVRFHQAAKRIKPGEYSLNTAMVPLEILDILVKGKVVEHFVTIPEGYNIYQVADLLDSLELANSESFLEKCFDPSFISSLGIEGDSLEGYLFPDTYSMPRYIGESNILKMMVSRFKRVYTSRYDGRAKQLGFTMKKVVTLASIIEKETGKPSERPLISAVFHNRLKKGIKLQSDPTVIYGIANFDGNITKRHLKRRSPYNTYLHYKLPPGPIANPGEDSIRAALFPAKVGYLYFVSKNDGTHCFSSSLREHNVAVWKYQSGKDNVEETGSDQ; encoded by the coding sequence ATGAAGAGAGCTATTTCTTATATCCTGATGTTGTTGATTGTCCTGGGACTATTAGTGGCACTGAGTATCTTTCTGTATCTTGCTACTCCTGCCAGCTATACAAAGATCTATAAAGTGGTCTATATTCATCCAGGAGCCACTTTCACTGAAGCGGCTGAGCTTCTGAAACAGGAAGGGATTATTAAAGATATAAGGGGGTTTTCCTTATTAGTTAGATTCCATCAGGCAGCTAAGAGGATTAAACCGGGAGAGTATTCCCTGAATACAGCCATGGTGCCTTTAGAGATATTGGATATATTGGTTAAAGGAAAGGTAGTTGAGCATTTTGTTACAATACCGGAGGGGTATAATATATATCAGGTAGCAGATTTACTGGACAGTCTCGAACTCGCCAATAGTGAAAGTTTTCTTGAAAAGTGTTTTGACCCCTCTTTTATATCATCTTTGGGAATCGAGGGGGATAGCCTAGAGGGTTATTTGTTCCCGGATACCTACAGTATGCCCCGATATATAGGCGAAAGCAATATATTGAAAATGATGGTAAGCCGGTTTAAAAGGGTTTATACCAGTAGATACGATGGAAGAGCAAAACAGTTGGGGTTTACAATGAAAAAAGTTGTTACCCTTGCCTCTATTATTGAAAAGGAGACTGGAAAACCATCGGAGCGCCCTTTAATCTCGGCTGTATTCCATAACAGGCTTAAGAAGGGTATCAAACTGCAAAGTGATCCAACTGTTATCTATGGTATTGCCAATTTCGATGGCAATATAACTAAAAGGCATCTCAAAAGAAGGAGCCCTTACAACACCTACTTACATTACAAGCTTCCTCCAGGTCCGATTGCTAACCCAGGAGAGGACTCTATAAGAGCCGCTCTTTTCCCTGCTAAAGTAGGTTATCTCTATTTTGTTTCAAAGAATGATGGTACTCACTGCTTTTCTAGCAGCCTGCGAGAACATAACGTGGCGGTTTGGAAATATCAAAGTGGAAAAGATAACGTGGAGGAGACTGGGTCTGACCAATAA
- the proC gene encoding pyrroline-5-carboxylate reductase: protein MLDDKKIGFIGSGNMAEAIIKGIIRAGVVSPKNIVSSDVSEDRRRLFSNSFGIITTPSNLELISQAEVIVLAIKPQTIGFVLKEIAKAVDISKLVISIAAGVTLKYIESNFKNNSRIVRVMPNTPALVGEGVTAVSPGSKATKEDLDIARNIFDAVGKTVVVEERYMDAVTGLSGSGPAYVFLIIDALIDAGVKVGLNRDTAKTLAVQTVFGSAKMIFETGETPSQLRDRVTSPGGTTITGLHVMEAGRLRAVIIDAVEAATNRSKELGELF, encoded by the coding sequence ATGCTTGATGATAAAAAAATCGGATTTATTGGATCAGGCAATATGGCAGAGGCAATTATTAAAGGGATTATAAGGGCAGGGGTAGTTTCTCCGAAGAACATAGTATCATCAGATGTATCGGAGGACAGAAGGAGATTATTCAGCAATTCCTTTGGGATCATAACTACCCCAAGTAACCTTGAGCTTATATCTCAGGCGGAAGTTATTGTTTTAGCAATAAAACCCCAGACTATAGGGTTTGTTCTAAAGGAGATTGCCAAGGCTGTTGATATTTCTAAACTTGTAATATCCATTGCTGCTGGTGTTACATTAAAGTATATTGAGAGCAATTTCAAAAACAACAGCCGGATAGTCAGAGTTATGCCAAATACACCGGCATTGGTCGGAGAAGGGGTTACAGCCGTCTCTCCCGGATCGAAAGCTACCAAAGAGGATTTGGATATTGCCAGGAATATATTTGATGCCGTTGGTAAGACAGTAGTAGTTGAAGAGAGATACATGGATGCGGTAACAGGGCTTAGCGGGAGCGGTCCTGCTTATGTTTTCTTAATTATTGATGCCCTTATAGATGCAGGAGTGAAGGTTGGCCTGAATCGGGATACTGCCAAAACTCTGGCTGTACAGACAGTCTTCGGCTCGGCAAAGATGATATTCGAAACCGGAGAAACTCCTTCTCAACTGAGAGACAGGGTTACATCGCCCGGAGGTACAACCATTACAGGTCTCCACGTCATGGAGGCAGGCAGACTGAGAGCAGTCATAATAGATGCCGTTGAGGCTGCCACCAATCGCTCAAAGGAACTGGGGGAGCTATTCTGA
- a CDS encoding AMP-binding protein: MEDKRKYWDPEKETMPLDKLQELQGQRLRVLTTLAYEKTSLYRRKFDEAGIKPSDIKTVEDIRNLPLTDDVEDIRNRPLSDRLTVLPGEIERFNSTSGTTTGMPEPIPFNKKDTDTLIDAEAQGRWTVGVRRNDTAQILTNYDISEMGYDRLGATFLLLSAGRFMLDKQIMISKTAGVTVLEHFPSQLKRFASQAQEMGINVRDLHLRMIIGVGEPLPDSEKIQLEELFGAPVMTLWHMMESGPIAAECEARKGLHIFSHRSILEVVDPENGEALPYGEEGELIVTPLLYETMPLIRYRTGDVAKILPYEPCSCGRTLPRMSLVKGRVSQITGRKGKKRGRL, encoded by the coding sequence ATGGAAGATAAAAGAAAATACTGGGATCCTGAAAAAGAGACAATGCCCTTGGATAAGCTCCAGGAACTTCAGGGGCAAAGGCTCCGGGTGTTGACAACACTTGCTTATGAAAAGACATCACTCTACCGTCGAAAATTCGATGAAGCAGGTATAAAACCATCAGATATAAAGACAGTTGAGGATATCAGGAATCTCCCATTAACTGACGATGTAGAGGACATCCGAAACAGACCGCTCTCAGACAGACTGACCGTCCTGCCAGGGGAGATAGAAAGATTCAATTCCACCTCCGGCACCACGACGGGTATGCCTGAGCCCATACCATTCAATAAGAAAGACACAGATACCCTTATAGACGCTGAGGCACAGGGAAGATGGACGGTAGGAGTAAGGCGTAATGATACAGCTCAGATCCTGACCAATTATGACATTTCTGAAATGGGCTATGACAGGTTAGGTGCAACATTTCTCCTTCTCAGCGCAGGAAGATTTATGCTGGACAAGCAGATAATGATAAGCAAGACGGCCGGGGTAACGGTTTTAGAGCATTTCCCAAGCCAGCTGAAGAGGTTTGCGTCCCAGGCACAGGAAATGGGAATCAATGTAAGAGACCTTCATTTAAGGATGATTATAGGTGTGGGAGAACCTCTTCCGGATTCCGAGAAAATTCAACTGGAGGAACTCTTTGGTGCACCTGTAATGACCTTGTGGCATATGATGGAATCAGGACCCATCGCTGCAGAGTGTGAAGCAAGGAAAGGATTGCATATCTTTTCCCATCGGTCAATCCTTGAGGTTGTTGACCCTGAAAACGGAGAGGCACTTCCCTATGGTGAAGAGGGAGAATTGATTGTAACCCCCCTGCTATATGAAACGATGCCGCTAATCAGATACAGGACAGGTGATGTAGCAAAAATACTGCCCTATGAACCCTGTTCTTGTGGCCGCACACTGCCAAGGATGAGCCTTGTCAAAGGAAGGGTATCACAAATAACAGGCAGAAAGGGTAAAAAACGCGGGAGGCTATAA
- a CDS encoding ATP-dependent helicase: protein MKKYTLKTIESEADAKKPFKIKYEDELNEAQLKAVEVVDGPILVIAGAGSGKTRTLVYRVARLVEEGVKPEHILLLTFTRKASHEMLRRASEILDERCGKVSGGTFHSFANTILRRYANLIGFNNNFTILDRGDSEDVINLIRAQFGFHKKELRFPRKQAVTNVISKSINKGCPIEDVLIEDYPQFAENSYDLQKIYEEYKRYKKTKSIMDYDDLLIYLKILLQENDDIRAKLSNFYRFIMIDEYQDTNRLQANIARLLASEHQNIMAVGDDSQSIYSFRGANFRNIMDFPRIFPDTKIITIEQNYRSIQSVLDLTNEIIQHAKEKYSKTLFTRKEGKKKPVFIETQNENYQSKFIIQRISELRDGGIPLNNIAVLFRAAWHSNDLEIELASHKIPYVKYGGFKFIETAHVKDVIAHLRVVFNPLDSISWHRTLLLIEGIGPKTANDITSEIVDNKTGLQFLKENSFLMKKYHKDLTKLFSTLEQISAKDIPPTEQIRILLEYYKPLLENKYDDFNKRLNDLYSLVKICERYDNLEQFLVDVTLEPLEISQIDAGAIDKEKENLTLSTIHSAKGLEWHTVFIIFLVDGYLPSSYSLDSAENIEEERRLFYVATTRAKENLYMIKPGIEYNPRNYFSQSYSGFSRVSRFLSEGNILKKYVEKWALVP, encoded by the coding sequence ATGAAAAAATACACCTTAAAAACCATAGAATCAGAGGCAGATGCAAAGAAGCCCTTTAAGATTAAATACGAAGATGAGCTTAACGAAGCTCAGCTTAAGGCTGTAGAGGTCGTTGATGGGCCAATTCTGGTTATTGCAGGCGCAGGCAGTGGAAAAACCAGAACTTTGGTATATAGGGTAGCCAGATTGGTGGAAGAGGGTGTAAAACCAGAGCATATATTACTGCTTACCTTTACCAGAAAAGCTTCCCATGAGATGCTGAGAAGAGCTTCTGAAATCCTGGATGAAAGATGCGGAAAGGTATCAGGGGGGACTTTCCATTCTTTTGCGAATACCATCCTCAGAAGATATGCCAATCTTATCGGATTCAACAATAATTTTACTATCCTGGATCGCGGGGACTCCGAAGATGTTATTAACCTGATAAGGGCACAATTTGGATTTCACAAGAAGGAATTAAGATTTCCCAGGAAACAGGCTGTTACAAATGTTATTAGCAAATCCATCAACAAAGGCTGTCCCATTGAAGACGTCCTGATAGAAGATTACCCTCAGTTCGCAGAAAATTCATATGATCTGCAAAAGATATACGAAGAATACAAAAGATATAAAAAAACCAAATCCATTATGGATTATGATGACTTGCTTATTTACCTGAAAATCCTCCTGCAGGAAAATGATGACATCAGAGCCAAACTATCCAATTTTTACAGATTTATAATGATAGATGAATACCAGGATACAAACAGATTACAGGCAAACATAGCCCGGCTCCTTGCCTCAGAACATCAAAATATTATGGCAGTAGGAGACGATTCCCAGAGTATATATTCCTTCCGGGGAGCCAACTTCAGGAATATTATGGACTTCCCCAGAATATTTCCAGACACAAAGATCATAACCATAGAGCAAAACTATAGAAGCATCCAGTCGGTTCTTGACCTGACTAACGAGATTATCCAACATGCAAAGGAAAAATATTCTAAAACCTTATTCACCAGAAAAGAAGGCAAAAAAAAACCTGTTTTCATTGAGACACAAAATGAAAATTACCAGTCAAAATTTATAATCCAGAGAATCTCAGAATTAAGAGATGGGGGTATACCTTTAAATAATATTGCTGTTCTGTTTCGAGCTGCCTGGCATTCAAATGATTTAGAGATTGAATTGGCAAGCCACAAAATCCCTTATGTAAAATATGGCGGCTTTAAATTCATTGAAACAGCCCATGTTAAAGATGTAATCGCCCATTTAAGGGTTGTTTTCAATCCCCTGGATTCTATCAGCTGGCATAGGACATTACTTTTGATAGAAGGGATAGGTCCAAAGACGGCAAATGATATTACCTCTGAAATCGTTGACAATAAAACCGGGCTGCAGTTTTTAAAAGAAAACAGCTTTTTAATGAAGAAATACCATAAAGATTTAACTAAGTTATTTTCAACGCTTGAACAGATTTCCGCTAAAGACATCCCTCCAACAGAACAAATAAGAATACTTCTTGAATACTACAAACCTCTCTTAGAGAATAAATATGATGATTTCAACAAAAGGCTCAATGACCTTTATTCATTAGTAAAAATTTGTGAAAGATATGATAATTTAGAGCAATTTTTAGTCGATGTAACCCTGGAACCACTGGAAATAAGTCAAATTGATGCAGGTGCCATTGATAAAGAAAAAGAAAATTTAACCTTGTCTACAATTCATTCAGCTAAAGGACTCGAATGGCATACAGTCTTCATAATATTCCTTGTTGACGGTTACTTACCATCCTCCTATTCTCTGGACAGTGCGGAAAATATCGAAGAAGAAAGAAGGCTTTTTTATGTGGCAACAACCAGGGCTAAGGAGAATCTGTATATGATAAAACCAGGGATTGAATATAATCCGCGAAATTATTTTAGCCAGTCTTATTCAGGATTTTCCAGGGTTTCTAGGTTTTTGAGCGAAGGAAACATATTAAAAAAGTATGTAGAGAAATGGGCGTTAGTACCGTAA
- the ruvX gene encoding Holliday junction resolvase RuvX, whose product MRIMGLDVGSKTIGVAVSDDMGWTAQGVTTITRKNLDSDLEELRKLMDQYNPLEIVVGLPKNMDGTIGKQAEEVLALVETIKKILNIPVIAWDERLSTVAANRFLLEADISRKKRKKVINKMAAVFILQGYLDSRTG is encoded by the coding sequence ATGAGGATAATGGGTCTGGATGTGGGGAGTAAGACCATTGGTGTGGCAGTGAGCGATGATATGGGATGGACCGCTCAAGGGGTTACGACTATAACGCGTAAGAATCTGGATAGCGACCTTGAAGAACTCAGGAAGCTGATGGACCAATATAATCCTTTAGAGATAGTAGTGGGGCTGCCTAAAAATATGGATGGTACCATAGGTAAGCAGGCAGAAGAGGTGCTAGCCCTGGTAGAGACCATTAAAAAGATTCTGAATATCCCTGTAATTGCGTGGGACGAACGGCTCTCTACAGTAGCTGCCAACAGGTTTTTGTTAGAGGCGGATATCAGTCGTAAGAAGAGGAAGAAGGTTATCAATAAAATGGCAGCAGTATTCATTTTGCAGGGATACTTAGACAGCAGGACAGGGTAA
- a CDS encoding HAD family hydrolase translates to MKEKIEVVSFDVDGTLVPMEFNNLIWLEELPCLIAKKEGMNFEDAQAYTISEYEKVGEGDLRWYEMNHWIEHFGLQTSFEEILSKYESRIEVFPDVIPTLERLEDRFTLILTTAMPREFLDVKIKTIKQFFKFDFSVISDFKQLKTPDSYLTICNRLDISPSEFLHIGDHWEYDYIAPREAGANAIFLDREKKMAGDFIIHDLEELEL, encoded by the coding sequence ATGAAAGAGAAAATAGAGGTAGTATCCTTTGATGTGGACGGTACGCTGGTTCCTATGGAGTTCAACAACCTGATCTGGCTGGAGGAGCTTCCCTGCCTCATAGCAAAAAAAGAGGGTATGAATTTTGAAGATGCTCAGGCTTATACCATATCGGAGTATGAGAAGGTCGGAGAAGGTGATTTGCGCTGGTACGAGATGAATCACTGGATTGAGCACTTCGGTCTGCAAACCAGCTTTGAAGAGATACTTTCCAAGTATGAGTCCAGAATAGAGGTATTTCCGGATGTCATTCCTACCCTGGAGAGGCTGGAGGACAGGTTTACCCTGATACTTACTACAGCCATGCCAAGGGAATTCCTGGATGTAAAGATAAAGACAATCAAGCAGTTCTTTAAGTTTGATTTTTCTGTAATATCCGATTTCAAACAGTTGAAGACCCCGGACAGCTATCTGACTATCTGTAATAGACTGGATATATCGCCCTCGGAGTTCCTCCATATCGGCGACCATTGGGAATATGATTACATCGCCCCCAGGGAGGCAGGTGCCAATGCCATCTTTCTTGATAGAGAGAAGAAGATGGCAGGGGACTTCATTATACATGATTTAGAGGAGTTGGAATTATAG